A stretch of Acidobacteriota bacterium DNA encodes these proteins:
- a CDS encoding L-serine ammonia-lyase, iron-sulfur-dependent, subunit alpha has product MVAGPRVTRVSILNDVLGPVMRGPSSSHTAGSFHIAKMVTGLLGAAPVAVECAFDPNGSYAQVYRQQGVDRALAVGMMGWSLTDDRFFAALDMAAASGLVIQFSVRPLAKPDHPNTVEITMRAANGRRLAACARSIGGGAIEVVEVEGWPVRLTGYTHEVLVDGPRAVASAVVAALSADGHVDGVPEILDRGGRVLVDARRFVAIDQRARAALAALGDDVIVREAPPIAFVKRGPQLFQSAAEMLTLAESKGWSLGRVALAYEASLLGLPEHEIIDEVARRFDIMQTAVHLGLGKDAPSMQLLAPSARAIFEADAAGRLPLGGLHTRAAARAMAVMHVNGAMGVVCAAPTGGSAGAVPGVVVTLVEERALSRERAAMGLLAASAIGVILAARATFAAEVAGCQVEIGAAGAMGAAAVVEAAGGTAAQAANAAAIAFQNSMGSVCDLVRGIVEIPCHTRNAVAASSAFVCADLVVGGYANPIPLDETIDAVYAVGRMMPSELLCTSKGGLAVTPSALRLVSTPR; this is encoded by the coding sequence ATGGTTGCAGGTCCTCGTGTCACTCGCGTCAGCATCCTCAACGATGTGCTCGGGCCCGTGATGCGCGGGCCGTCGAGTTCGCATACCGCCGGCTCGTTCCATATCGCGAAAATGGTGACGGGGTTGCTCGGCGCGGCGCCGGTGGCCGTCGAGTGTGCCTTTGACCCGAACGGATCGTACGCACAGGTCTACAGGCAGCAGGGTGTCGATCGGGCTCTGGCCGTTGGCATGATGGGATGGAGCCTGACCGATGATCGTTTCTTTGCGGCGCTCGACATGGCCGCTGCGAGTGGCCTCGTGATCCAATTCTCCGTCCGGCCACTTGCAAAACCGGATCACCCGAATACCGTCGAGATCACGATGCGTGCGGCCAACGGGCGTCGACTGGCCGCGTGCGCCCGCTCGATTGGCGGAGGCGCCATCGAGGTGGTCGAGGTGGAGGGATGGCCGGTCCGACTCACCGGATACACCCACGAGGTGCTGGTCGACGGGCCACGCGCGGTGGCCAGCGCGGTGGTCGCGGCGCTCTCGGCTGACGGGCACGTGGACGGCGTCCCGGAGATTCTCGATCGCGGCGGGCGCGTGCTGGTCGATGCGCGCCGGTTCGTCGCGATCGACCAGCGGGCGCGGGCTGCGTTGGCAGCGCTTGGCGACGACGTGATCGTGCGCGAAGCACCGCCGATTGCGTTCGTCAAACGGGGCCCGCAACTGTTCCAGAGCGCGGCCGAGATGCTGACGCTGGCCGAGTCGAAGGGCTGGTCGCTTGGCCGCGTTGCGCTGGCCTACGAAGCCTCCCTGCTGGGGCTTCCGGAACACGAGATCATAGACGAGGTCGCTCGCCGTTTCGACATCATGCAGACCGCCGTGCACCTCGGCCTCGGCAAGGACGCGCCGTCGATGCAGTTGCTGGCGCCGAGCGCCCGCGCGATCTTCGAGGCCGACGCCGCCGGACGGTTGCCGCTTGGCGGCTTGCACACGCGGGCTGCGGCGCGCGCGATGGCCGTGATGCACGTCAACGGCGCGATGGGCGTCGTCTGCGCCGCGCCAACCGGCGGATCCGCCGGAGCCGTGCCCGGTGTGGTCGTGACCCTGGTGGAGGAGCGTGCGCTGTCGAGGGAACGCGCCGCAATGGGGTTGCTGGCGGCGTCGGCCATCGGGGTCATCCTGGCGGCACGCGCCACGTTCGCGGCGGAAGTGGCTGGCTGCCAGGTGGAGATTGGCGCGGCGGGTGCGATGGGGGCTGCTGCGGTGGTTGAAGCGGCCGGCGGCACCGCCGCCCAGGCGGCCAACGCCGCGGCCATCGCATTTCAGAACTCGATGGGGTCGGTGTGCGACCTGGTCCGCGGAATCGTCGAGATCCCCTGTCACACGCGCAACGCGGTGGCCGCATCGAGCGCCTTTGTCTGCGCGGATCTCGTGGTGGGCGGCTACGCGAATCCCATTCCTCTCGACGAGACCATTGACGCGGTGTACGCCGTGGGCCGGATGATGCCGAGCGAACTGCTCTGCACGTCGAAGGGTGGCCTGGCCGTGACGCCTTCGGCCCTACGGCTGGTGAGCACGCCCCGGTAA
- the xseA gene encoding exodeoxyribonuclease VII large subunit: MSDPFDLPFDDDDPELLEEAVEPDRPRRVFTVTEVTAEVRRLMESAFAEVWVEGEISNCRPWTTGHVYFTLKDPSAQLKAVMWKSAARLVKFKLEDGLQVVARGRLTVYEPKGEYQLVCDQIEPKGLGARQLALEQLKKRLQAEGLLDAARKRPLPTLPRKIGIVTSLDGAALRDIIKVLGRRYPNAHLVIAPTRVQGEGAAVDIARALGNIGRVEGVDVVIVGRGGGSIEDLWAFNEEPVARAIAGCPVPVISAVGHEVDVTLSDLVADLRAPTPSAAAEVVVAAKNEFVGHIDNLADRLASAAGRRVQNGRHVLQRIEGRPAFAGFPSRLALRGRHVAELLGDLQRSGRGTIARRMRAYQLLRDRLEALDIRRTIARVQKSLSLADAKLAAGIMGRYHAADATLGALAARLDALSPLAVLGRGYAVCWDAARHAIVVDAATVEPGAGVRVTLHKGELACVVTERTLADEPGSDASQARSK, translated from the coding sequence ATGAGCGATCCCTTCGACCTGCCGTTTGACGACGACGATCCGGAACTGCTGGAGGAGGCCGTCGAGCCCGACCGCCCCCGCCGCGTCTTCACCGTGACGGAGGTGACCGCGGAGGTTCGTCGCCTGATGGAGTCGGCGTTTGCTGAGGTCTGGGTCGAGGGCGAGATTTCGAACTGCCGTCCCTGGACGACCGGCCACGTGTACTTCACGCTCAAGGATCCGTCGGCGCAGTTGAAGGCCGTGATGTGGAAGTCGGCCGCCCGGCTCGTCAAGTTCAAACTCGAAGACGGCCTGCAGGTGGTGGCCCGCGGACGACTGACGGTGTACGAGCCAAAGGGCGAGTATCAACTGGTCTGCGACCAGATCGAGCCCAAGGGCCTCGGGGCGCGGCAACTGGCGCTCGAACAACTGAAGAAACGCCTGCAGGCGGAAGGATTACTTGACGCAGCCCGCAAGCGTCCGCTCCCGACACTTCCGCGCAAGATCGGCATCGTGACGTCGCTTGATGGCGCCGCCCTGCGCGACATCATCAAGGTGCTCGGCCGCCGGTACCCAAACGCGCACCTGGTCATCGCGCCGACGCGCGTGCAGGGCGAGGGGGCGGCCGTGGACATCGCGCGGGCGCTCGGCAATATCGGACGCGTCGAGGGCGTCGATGTCGTGATTGTCGGGCGCGGAGGCGGCTCGATTGAAGATTTGTGGGCGTTCAATGAGGAGCCGGTCGCCCGCGCGATCGCGGGTTGCCCGGTCCCCGTGATCTCGGCTGTCGGTCACGAAGTGGACGTGACACTCTCGGATCTGGTGGCCGATCTGCGGGCACCTACCCCGTCGGCCGCCGCCGAGGTGGTGGTGGCCGCGAAGAACGAATTCGTCGGCCACATCGACAACCTGGCGGACCGGCTTGCCTCAGCCGCCGGACGCCGGGTGCAGAACGGCCGCCACGTGCTGCAGCGGATTGAGGGACGACCGGCCTTTGCCGGCTTCCCGTCGCGGCTTGCGTTACGCGGCCGCCACGTCGCCGAACTGCTCGGTGATCTGCAGCGGTCCGGCCGCGGCACGATCGCCCGGCGGATGCGCGCCTATCAACTGCTGCGCGATCGCCTCGAGGCGCTCGACATCAGACGCACGATCGCCCGCGTGCAGAAGAGCCTCTCTCTGGCCGACGCGAAACTGGCGGCCGGCATCATGGGTCGCTACCACGCCGCCGATGCCACGCTCGGCGCGCTGGCCGCGCGTCTCGACGCGCTGAGCCCGCTCGCCGTGCTGGGCCGCGGCTATGCGGTCTGCTGGGACGCTGCGCGGCACGCCATTGTCGTCGACGCGGCCACGGTTGAGCCGGGAGCGGGCGTGCGGGTGACGCTCCACAAAGGAGAGCTCGCGTGCGTGGTCACCGAACGCACGCTCGCCGACGAGCCGGGATCCGACGCCTCGCAGGCTAGATCAAAATAG
- a CDS encoding TonB-dependent receptor: MNTRRNTLVTAVLVLMALGIAGHAAAQSTGRLVGKVADTTQGVLPGATVTVAEVNTGSRRDTVTNERGEYLVNGLPRGVYEVTVEMPGFQKAVVAGVEVHAGGQVRVDAVLKVAGLTDSVVVEARHALVETERGSLENRVLAEQIADMPLNTRNPLELLTLATGVASVNAGIAGEEGIIAYQVSGSRDGAVNYKVEGNTSENLIDNRAAAVPPIDSVAEFTVKSGVATADSGLGGAQVEVAIRSGTNELRGSLYDFFRGNVLDARNFFTPVDAKKGHLMKNQVGGSLGGPIFKNRTFFFTNVEYRRSRTDKVSLATVPTLEERRGDFRNSGITVLDPFNGRQPFPGNVIPANRFNAASLKLLSYLPEPNLPGVANNYFANLPERDDETLVTVRLDHNLSSKQRLSWLVRWRTRDAFLAGDVPGLGGQIFDDGSHAQTVRHDYIISSRWLNQFSFAWLKDESDVLNELHRDIVSELGFAKTLGSTLPEAQYGFPDLYLRGLFRFVELGRNPSVNLTETFSLKNDVSYSRGNHAIRFGAEALRARISMSSVERQRPVFEFRNFHTGSVMGDFLLGMPYNILIDVGAGVPEMRRSYFAGYLMDDWRVTPRLTLNLGLRYEFYTVPIEINDRLSAYDFSTGGLVVSSKDGKLPQGMLPLYVSASSPIPIRTNQQAGLPRGLRTADTNNFMPRVDMAYRLTENSSTIVRGGYGWFYAPLRLRLPLIGSSRNPPFIMRPSVNNNNHNNPLLFDQVADLVGAVSQPPASQLIGVQSDFEDALSQQWAMSLERLLGASTAVRLSYVGNRGSHLPVRLNYNQPKLVSGAGGVPTLVTLDPKFAAIDVLSSAARSSYHAGELEVRRRLAGGLSLQANWTWAKLLSQAERDNLRPQDSYDLEAEWADASFQRRHVFNVNFVYELPVGPGKRWLQQGALSHILGGWRCTGIARVMTGLRYSPRYSTVDPDIDIRSGRPDLTGDPNSGLHSPQQWFNTSAFSLPMASGPASFRFGNSARNLVVGPGYRSLDLGLQKQVKAGRSGTMTVRIEAYNALNNTNFDGNSLDTDLVSVAAGSLSQAFAPRQFQFSVRFSF, translated from the coding sequence ATGAACACTCGGCGCAACACCCTGGTGACGGCGGTTCTTGTGCTCATGGCCCTGGGCATCGCCGGGCACGCCGCAGCGCAATCAACGGGACGGCTGGTGGGCAAGGTCGCCGACACCACCCAGGGCGTCCTTCCCGGCGCTACGGTCACGGTCGCGGAGGTGAACACCGGGAGTCGCCGGGACACCGTGACCAACGAGCGTGGCGAGTACCTGGTGAACGGGCTCCCGCGGGGGGTCTACGAGGTGACCGTCGAGATGCCGGGCTTCCAGAAGGCGGTCGTTGCCGGCGTCGAAGTGCACGCCGGCGGCCAGGTCCGCGTGGACGCGGTCCTCAAGGTCGCGGGACTGACAGACTCGGTCGTGGTCGAGGCGCGGCACGCGCTGGTCGAGACCGAACGAGGCTCACTGGAGAACCGGGTCCTCGCGGAGCAGATCGCCGACATGCCCCTGAACACGCGGAACCCCCTCGAGTTGTTGACCCTGGCGACCGGCGTTGCATCCGTGAACGCCGGGATCGCGGGTGAAGAAGGCATCATCGCGTACCAGGTGAGCGGCAGTCGGGACGGCGCCGTCAACTACAAAGTGGAGGGCAACACCAGCGAGAATCTGATCGACAACCGAGCCGCAGCGGTGCCGCCCATCGACTCGGTCGCAGAGTTCACTGTGAAGAGCGGGGTGGCAACGGCGGATTCGGGGCTCGGGGGCGCACAAGTCGAGGTGGCCATACGCTCAGGCACCAACGAACTCAGAGGGTCGCTGTATGACTTCTTCCGGGGCAACGTCCTCGACGCGCGCAACTTCTTCACGCCCGTTGACGCCAAGAAGGGCCATCTGATGAAGAACCAGGTCGGCGGCAGCCTGGGTGGGCCGATCTTCAAGAACCGGACCTTCTTCTTCACCAACGTCGAATATCGACGGTCCAGAACCGACAAGGTGTCCCTCGCAACGGTTCCCACGCTGGAGGAGCGGCGCGGCGATTTCAGGAACAGTGGGATCACCGTGCTGGACCCCTTCAACGGCCGGCAGCCGTTTCCGGGCAACGTGATCCCGGCCAACCGTTTCAACGCCGCCTCCCTGAAGTTGCTGAGCTACCTCCCCGAGCCGAATCTCCCTGGTGTCGCCAACAACTACTTCGCAAACCTGCCCGAGCGCGACGATGAGACGCTGGTCACTGTTCGGTTGGATCACAACCTTTCGAGCAAACAGCGGCTCTCCTGGCTGGTGCGCTGGCGAACGCGCGACGCGTTCCTGGCGGGCGATGTTCCCGGCTTGGGAGGGCAGATCTTTGATGACGGGTCGCACGCCCAAACCGTGCGTCATGACTACATCATCAGCTCGCGCTGGCTCAACCAATTCAGCTTCGCCTGGCTGAAGGACGAGTCAGATGTCCTCAACGAGCTGCACCGCGACATTGTCTCCGAGCTCGGCTTCGCAAAGACGTTGGGTTCCACGCTGCCCGAAGCCCAATACGGTTTTCCCGACCTCTACTTGCGCGGATTGTTCCGCTTCGTGGAGCTTGGCCGCAACCCGTCGGTCAACCTCACAGAGACGTTCAGCTTGAAGAACGACGTCTCCTACAGCCGGGGGAACCATGCCATTCGATTCGGGGCCGAAGCCCTGCGCGCTCGAATCTCCATGTCGTCGGTGGAGCGCCAGCGCCCCGTATTCGAGTTCCGCAATTTCCACACCGGTTCCGTCATGGGGGATTTTCTGCTGGGAATGCCGTACAACATTCTAATCGACGTCGGAGCCGGGGTCCCCGAGATGCGGCGGTCGTACTTCGCGGGCTACCTGATGGACGATTGGAGAGTCACGCCCAGACTGACGCTGAACCTGGGCTTGCGCTACGAGTTCTATACGGTCCCGATCGAGATCAACGACCGGCTCTCCGCCTATGACTTCAGCACCGGGGGGCTCGTCGTGTCTTCGAAGGACGGTAAACTCCCCCAAGGCATGCTTCCCCTGTATGTGAGCGCCAGTTCCCCGATTCCCATCCGGACAAACCAGCAGGCAGGACTGCCAAGGGGGTTGCGCACTGCGGACACGAATAACTTCATGCCTCGAGTGGACATGGCGTACCGGTTGACGGAGAACAGTTCGACGATCGTGCGCGGGGGCTATGGGTGGTTCTACGCGCCCCTCCGGCTGCGGCTCCCCTTGATAGGGTCGAGCCGGAATCCTCCCTTCATCATGCGGCCCAGTGTGAACAACAACAATCACAACAATCCCCTCCTGTTCGATCAGGTGGCCGACCTGGTCGGAGCCGTCAGTCAGCCCCCGGCCAGTCAGCTCATCGGCGTGCAGTCCGATTTCGAGGATGCCCTCAGCCAGCAGTGGGCGATGTCGCTCGAGCGCTTGCTGGGCGCGTCGACGGCGGTGCGGTTGTCCTATGTTGGCAACAGAGGGTCGCACCTTCCCGTCCGGCTGAACTACAACCAGCCGAAGCTCGTGTCGGGCGCCGGCGGTGTACCAACACTGGTGACGCTGGACCCGAAGTTCGCCGCGATCGACGTCCTCAGCTCTGCGGCCCGCTCCTCCTACCATGCCGGAGAGTTGGAGGTTCGGCGGCGCCTTGCCGGCGGCCTTTCCCTGCAGGCCAATTGGACGTGGGCCAAGCTGCTTTCGCAGGCCGAACGCGACAATCTCCGGCCGCAGGACAGCTACGACCTGGAAGCGGAGTGGGCAGATGCCTCTTTCCAGCGCCGGCACGTGTTCAACGTGAACTTCGTCTACGAGCTTCCCGTGGGCCCCGGCAAGCGATGGCTCCAGCAAGGGGCCCTGAGCCATATTCTGGGCGGATGGCGCTGCACGGGAATCGCCCGCGTGATGACGGGCCTCCGCTATTCCCCCCGCTACTCGACTGTCGACCCTGACATCGACATCCGATCGGGTCGGCCCGACCTGACGGGCGATCCCAATTCCGGGCTCCATTCGCCTCAGCAGTGGTTCAACACGAGCGCCTTCTCCCTACCCATGGCGTCGGGACCTGCCAGTTTTCGCTTCGGCAACTCTGCTCGGAACCTCGTCGTGGGGCCCGGTTATCGGAGTCTCGACCTGGGCCTACAGAAGCAGGTCAAGGCCGGACGATCCGGAACGATGACTGTCCGAATCGAGGCATACAATGCCTTGAACAACACGAACTTCGATGGGAATTCGCTGGACACCGATCTGGTCTCGGTTGCGGCGGGCTCCCTCTCCCAGGCGTTCGCGCCCCGGCAGTTTCAGTTCAGCGTGCGATTCAGCTTCTGA
- a CDS encoding TIGR00282 family metallophosphoesterase codes for MKILFIGDVVGRPGRDLVRRGVPLVVDQFGIDLTIANVENAAAGAGITRDSGDALLSYGVDVMTTGNHVWDKREALAYIGAEPRLLRPLNMSAQAPGRGSFVARASNGMMVGVINAMGRVFMPPVDNPFPAVVAEVERLRQECRFLVVDVHAEATAEKVALGWYLAGKVTAVVGTHTHVPTADARILEGGTAYITDVGMTGPHDSIIGVEKAAALSRFLTGLPARLEPASEGLRLQAVIITANDQSGRAEAIERLDWTLDDITRAGREAGSDRDDDA; via the coding sequence ATGAAAATCCTGTTCATCGGCGATGTCGTCGGGCGGCCGGGCCGGGACTTGGTCCGGCGAGGAGTGCCTCTGGTCGTTGATCAATTCGGGATCGACCTGACGATTGCCAACGTCGAGAATGCCGCCGCCGGTGCGGGCATCACCCGGGACAGCGGCGATGCGCTGCTGTCGTACGGCGTCGACGTGATGACCACGGGCAACCATGTGTGGGACAAGCGGGAGGCGCTCGCCTATATCGGTGCAGAGCCGCGTCTGCTGCGCCCGCTGAACATGTCGGCCCAGGCGCCAGGACGGGGTTCCTTCGTGGCACGCGCGTCCAACGGCATGATGGTCGGCGTTATCAATGCGATGGGACGCGTGTTCATGCCGCCGGTCGACAATCCGTTCCCTGCGGTCGTCGCCGAAGTCGAGCGACTGCGTCAGGAGTGCCGGTTCCTGGTTGTCGATGTGCACGCAGAGGCCACGGCCGAAAAAGTCGCCCTGGGCTGGTACCTGGCCGGCAAGGTCACCGCGGTGGTGGGCACACACACGCATGTGCCGACGGCAGACGCGCGCATCCTCGAAGGCGGCACGGCGTATATCACCGACGTGGGCATGACCGGTCCGCACGACTCGATTATCGGCGTGGAGAAGGCGGCGGCGCTGTCACGCTTCCTCACGGGTCTTCCGGCGCGACTGGAACCGGCGAGCGAGGGCCTGCGCCTCCAGGCCGTCATCATCACGGCGAACGACCAGAGTGGGCGCGCCGAGGCGATCGAACGCCTCGACTGGACGCTTGACGACATCACGCGAGCCGGACGCGAAGCCGGCAGCGACCGCGACGACGACGCATGA
- a CDS encoding transposase, producing the protein MPGSPARQPRWGGVGLDVPAQPSVPAGVGSRPVSCRRGCFRSDRARFPAPRGSLGRGRDGRGGAVAIVQRFGGAMNLNVHAHALVMDGVFARDGADMRFCPAPLLTAADVADVLATIVPRVRRLLERRGLGDGDEGASAADEWAEDAPVLAGMAGASVQGTFALGPRAGKRARPCGAVPVEDQVREGQVPGLERCHACGEPRRTARQEGFDLEAGVKVPAEQPDRLERLCRSALRPTVAQDRLQLTAEGQVVLQLRHPWSDGTTHLLLDPLELLERLAVLIPRPRINLILYHGVLGPRAAWRSLVVGFGNTTDAATARERADPSEARATEPPPDPPCGRERRPPREEARLWADLMRRTFGIDVLAYPRCGPSTLREPQGRREPGRTATLLRTIPSKVEGWRAFPADRADRRGLGDRAHSAPSARAHRRPRTPPRAGAAVA; encoded by the coding sequence GTGCCGGGGTCCCCAGCGCGGCAGCCGCGCTGGGGTGGAGTGGGTCTTGACGTTCCCGCACAGCCTTCGGTACCGGCTGGCGTGGGATCACGACCTGTGTCGTGCCGTCGTGGGTGTTTCCGTTCGGACCGTGCTCGGTTTCCTGCGCCACGTGGCTCACTTGGCCGGGGTCGTGACGGCCGCGGCGGTGCGGTCGCGATCGTCCAGCGCTTCGGCGGGGCGATGAACTTGAATGTTCATGCTCACGCACTTGTGATGGACGGGGTGTTTGCAAGAGACGGCGCGGACATGCGCTTCTGTCCCGCCCCGTTGCTCACGGCGGCGGATGTCGCGGATGTGCTCGCGACGATCGTGCCGCGCGTCAGGCGCCTGCTCGAACGGCGGGGCCTCGGAGATGGCGACGAGGGGGCGAGCGCGGCGGACGAGTGGGCAGAGGACGCGCCGGTGCTGGCCGGTATGGCGGGGGCGTCCGTGCAGGGGACGTTCGCGCTCGGCCCCCGGGCAGGCAAGCGCGCGCGTCCCTGCGGGGCGGTGCCAGTTGAGGACCAGGTGCGCGAGGGCCAGGTGCCCGGACTCGAACGCTGTCACGCCTGCGGTGAGCCCCGTCGAACCGCGCGCCAGGAGGGGTTCGACCTCGAGGCCGGCGTGAAGGTCCCGGCCGAGCAGCCGGACCGCCTCGAGCGGCTCTGCCGGTCCGCGCTGCGGCCGACCGTCGCGCAGGACCGGCTCCAGTTGACGGCCGAGGGGCAGGTGGTGCTGCAGCTCCGGCACCCGTGGTCGGATGGCACCACGCACCTCCTGTTGGATCCCCTCGAACTGCTGGAGCGGCTGGCCGTCCTGATCCCGCGGCCCCGCATTAACCTCATTTTGTATCATGGCGTATTGGGGCCACGGGCGGCGTGGCGGTCGCTCGTCGTGGGTTTCGGGAACACCACCGACGCGGCCACAGCCAGAGAGCGCGCCGACCCCAGTGAGGCCAGAGCCACCGAGCCCCCGCCCGATCCGCCCTGCGGTCGCGAGAGGCGACCGCCCCGCGAGGAGGCACGGCTCTGGGCGGACCTAATGCGCCGGACGTTCGGGATCGACGTCCTGGCCTATCCGCGCTGTGGCCCTTCGACCCTTCGAGAACCTCAGGGTCGCCGTGAGCCTGGTCGAACGGCGACTCTGCTCAGGACCATCCCGAGCAAGGTCGAGGGATGGCGGGCGTTTCCGGCTGATCGCGCTGATCGAAGAGGCCTCGGTGATCGAGCGCATTCTGCGCCATCTGCACGTGCCCACCGTCGCCCCAGAACCCCGCCCCGGGCGGGCGCCGCCGTTGCTTGA
- a CDS encoding IS4 family transposase, producing the protein MNRNVITVKRAGRLIDWVAGESLHAKRVQSVTNAVVGVVNAFSLSIHAIGAGLAQTSGLHTKHAIKQVDRLLSHPAFNVWELFAHWVPYVLAATQEIVVALDWTDFDADGHSTIALYLVTAHGRATPLVWMSVKKAQLKGQRNLYEDTVLLRLHEVLPPGVKVTILADRGFGDQHLYAHLTDLGFDFIIRFRGDVMVQSRDGEVRLAHAWVPPNGKTRQLKDARVTADRYSVDSVVCVKAHGMKDAWCLAVGGGTRTGATAVKLYARRFTIEETFRDTKDPRYGLGLSATHVHDVRRRDRLLLICAMAMTLLTLLGAAGESLGMDRMLKANTVKTRTHSLFRQGFHYYAAIPAMKQELLEPLVQRFGEYVLGQAVYVHAFGLK; encoded by the coding sequence ATGAACCGAAACGTGATCACCGTCAAACGCGCTGGCCGCCTGATCGACTGGGTGGCCGGCGAGAGTCTGCACGCCAAGCGGGTCCAGTCGGTGACGAACGCCGTGGTCGGCGTGGTCAACGCCTTCTCGCTGTCCATTCACGCGATTGGCGCGGGCCTGGCCCAGACGAGCGGGCTGCACACCAAGCACGCCATCAAGCAAGTGGACCGGCTGCTGAGCCATCCCGCGTTCAACGTCTGGGAGTTGTTCGCGCACTGGGTCCCGTATGTCCTGGCCGCGACCCAGGAGATCGTCGTCGCGCTGGATTGGACCGATTTCGACGCCGACGGGCACTCCACGATTGCTCTGTACCTGGTCACGGCCCACGGCCGGGCGACCCCGTTGGTGTGGATGAGCGTCAAGAAAGCGCAGCTCAAGGGACAGCGGAACCTCTACGAAGACACCGTGCTCCTGCGCCTGCACGAAGTCCTGCCACCCGGGGTGAAGGTCACGATCCTGGCGGACCGTGGGTTTGGCGATCAGCACCTGTATGCGCACCTCACCGACCTGGGCTTCGACTTCATCATCCGCTTTCGCGGGGACGTCATGGTGCAGAGTCGCGACGGCGAGGTGCGGCTAGCCCACGCGTGGGTGCCGCCCAACGGCAAGACCCGGCAGTTGAAGGACGCGCGGGTCACGGCCGACCGCTACTCGGTCGATTCGGTGGTGTGCGTCAAGGCTCACGGCATGAAGGACGCGTGGTGCCTCGCGGTGGGCGGGGGCACCCGCACGGGCGCGACGGCCGTGAAGCTCTATGCCCGCCGATTCACCATCGAGGAGACCTTCCGCGACACCAAAGACCCGCGGTACGGCTTGGGCTTGTCGGCCACGCACGTGCACGACGTCCGACGCCGCGACCGCCTCCTCCTGATCTGCGCGATGGCGATGACCTTGCTCACCCTGCTCGGCGCGGCCGGCGAGAGCCTGGGCATGGACCGGATGCTCAAAGCCAACACGGTGAAGACACGCACCCACTCGCTCTTCCGCCAAGGCTTTCACTACTATGCGGCGATCCCGGCCATGAAGCAGGAACTGCTCGAGCCGCTCGTGCAGCGATTCGGTGAATACGTCCTCGGGCAAGCGGTCTATGTGCATGCGTTCGGTCTGAAATGA
- a CDS encoding twin-arginine translocation signal domain-containing protein, with amino-acid sequence MQTSRRSFLRTAAAGAALPVFGPRVLDALERRLDPFDQLSPAGAAIDEAFLCNLPTAVAP; translated from the coding sequence ATGCAGACATCCCGTCGCTCGTTTCTCCGTACCGCCGCGGCCGGCGCGGCGCTGCCGGTCTTCGGTCCCCGTGTCCTCGATGCGCTCGAACGACGCCTCGATCCGTTCGACCAGCTCTCACCGGCCGGTGCCGCGATCGACGAGGCGTTTCTTTGCAATCTACCCACCGCCGTCGCCCCGTGA
- a CDS encoding Hsp20/alpha crystallin family protein produces the protein MRQIDTMLPLDDVRDLADEVQRLFADLDRARPLDERLLPGVFSPTLDALETADAFEIVVDLPGVAIDDVRVLLKDDIVLIAGGKMPPDPGQRTDASFHLVERDFGRFARAVRVGGALNASQASATLGNGELRVRIPKIENRRGRDILVPVTRAPGG, from the coding sequence ATGCGCCAGATCGACACCATGCTGCCGCTTGACGACGTCAGGGATCTGGCCGACGAAGTCCAGCGGCTGTTCGCGGATCTCGACCGCGCGCGGCCACTCGATGAGCGACTGCTGCCCGGCGTCTTCTCACCAACACTCGACGCGCTGGAAACGGCGGACGCGTTCGAAATCGTCGTCGATCTCCCGGGAGTCGCCATCGACGATGTGCGTGTGCTCCTGAAAGACGACATCGTCCTCATCGCAGGCGGCAAGATGCCGCCCGATCCCGGCCAACGGACCGATGCGAGCTTTCACCTGGTCGAGCGCGATTTTGGCCGCTTCGCGCGCGCCGTTCGCGTGGGCGGCGCGCTGAATGCCAGTCAGGCGTCGGCCACGCTCGGCAACGGCGAACTGCGCGTCCGGATTCCGAAGATCGAAAACCGCCGGGGCCGGGACATCCTGGTACCCGTCACGCGCGCGCCAGGCGGGTAA
- the xseB gene encoding exodeoxyribonuclease VII small subunit, protein MMDVNIKDFEAAIAELEGIVKKLEDGDLALEQSLELYERGVRLSRYCHARLEEAERRIEILGERGDVQPAPPGLAASAAADDEQRSARADRDEKGRKS, encoded by the coding sequence ATGATGGACGTCAACATCAAGGACTTCGAAGCCGCCATCGCCGAACTGGAAGGCATCGTCAAGAAACTCGAGGACGGCGACCTGGCGCTCGAGCAGTCGCTCGAACTCTACGAGCGCGGCGTGCGGCTCTCGCGATACTGCCACGCCAGGCTCGAAGAAGCGGAGCGGCGCATCGAGATCCTGGGCGAACGCGGCGATGTGCAGCCGGCCCCGCCCGGGCTGGCCGCATCGGCCGCCGCCGACGACGAACAGCGGTCGGCGCGCGCGGATCGGGACGAGAAGGGACGGAAATCGTGA